From Stigmatopora nigra isolate UIUO_SnigA chromosome 5, RoL_Snig_1.1, whole genome shotgun sequence, a single genomic window includes:
- the tsc22d2 gene encoding TSC22 domain family protein 2 — protein sequence MSKMPAKKKSCFQITSVTQAQVAANNTADDTESLDDPDESRTEDVSSEIFDVSRADLAVCDRSSSEETLNVVGEAQEGQAALTAPFNASAPNDKSAGSGGLPPHNTPTSVAAVATTQPGVPTPAATVSSTVAPANTCSSRFRVIKLDHGTGEPFRRGRWTCTEFHDKDTDSNGSRTMDSIKPSATVDVNIERDSGIGTVVVSASTSSSQALDSILDSGHTATHATHSSETVQQGFGTVPQIGSGTSAFQPTGYSSKHTQHAQVNMQPAAQTFLSNNPKGLHQGSLQQKAPIMSPVTQVQHFPYSNHPAGQPDYGQQLFGSSSLPINPHAVGPSSLIVPAGSVVQGLGVEAPSSQGLLLHIAPVGGQQPLVNHTQLSAGLGLASTLSVTTSVLNVTTTTSTPTGGASQVLAAGGIIQPQGTHVGAILSGFSNQGEDGQPNFEVLPQSGGIVVPVKDSMKPFITDGLVLPSPAVNSLFGIHIAMDGDDSSASGASVVAIDNKIEQAMDLVKSHLMYAVREEVEVLKEQIKELYERNSMLERENAVLKSLANSDQLNHLSSHGSTSPPQQQQQQHSAVTNSNNPLTHHDTTQSVPHQPNITSA from the exons ATGTCGAAAATGCCAGCGAAAAAGAAGAGTTGTTTCCAGATCACGAGTGTAACGCAGGCTCAGGTGGCGGCCAACAACACGGCGGACGACACCGAAAGTCTGGACGACCCAGACGAGTCCCGAACAGAGGACGTGTCGTCGGAAATATTTGATGTCTCCCGAGCTGACCTTGCTGTTTGTGATAGAAGTTCATCGGAGGAAACCTTAAATGTTGTGGGAGAGGCGCAAGAGGGCCAGGCTGCTTTGACAGCTCCCTTCAATGCGTCTGCCCCCAATGATAAAAGTGCTGGCAGTGGCGGCTTGCCCCCACATAATACACCAACAAGTGTGGCCGCGGTAGCCACGACTCAACCTGGTGTGCCGACACCTGCTGCCACAGTCTCCTCCACGGTCGCTCCTGCTAATACCTGCAGTTCTCGTTTCAGGGTCATTAAATTAGACCACGGTACCGGAGAACCCTTCAGACGAGGGAGATGGACTTGCACTGAGTTCCACGACAAAGACACAGATTCGAATGGCAGTCGGACTATGGATAGCATCAAGCCGTCTGCAACAGTCGATGTCAATATAGAACGGGACAGTGGAATAGGGACTGTTGTGGTCTCTGCCAGTACTTCCTCCTCGCAGGCTTTGGATAGCATTTTAGACAGCGGCCACACAGCGACACATGCCACTCATTCTTCTGAGACTGTGCAACAAGGCTTTGGCACGGTCCCTCAAATAGGGAGCGGAACAAGTGCCTTTCAGCCCACAGGGTACTCGTCAAAGCATACGCAACATGCTCAGGTCAATATGCAACCTGCTGCTCAAACCTTTCTCTCCAATAACCCCAAAGGTCTGCACCAAGGCTCCTTACAGCAGAAGGCTCCCATCATGTCTCCTGTCACACAAGTCCAGCACTTTCCTTATTCGAACCATCCTGCAGGCCAGCCAGATTACGGCCAGCAGCTCTTTGGTTCAAGCTCTCTTCCCATAAACCCTCACGCTGTAGGCCCCTCGTCTCTTATTGTGCCAGCTGGTTCAGTAGTCCAGGGGCTAGGTGTTGAGGCCCCCTCATCCCAGGGCCTCCTGCTACACATCGCACCAGTAGGAGGGCAGCAGCCACTTGTCAACCATACACAGCTGTCGGCAGGGTTAGGTCTTGCTTCCACATTGTCTGTCACCACCAGTGTCCTGAATGTGACCACTACCACCAGTACTCCTACAGGTGGTGCGAGTCAGGTGCTTGCTGCCGGAGGGATTATTCAACCCCAAGGGACACATGTGGGTGCCATTCTCTCTGGATTCAGTAACCAGGGAGAAGATGGTCAGCCCAATTTTGAAGTCCTACCTCAGTCCGGTGGCATTGTGGTGCCAGTGAAAGACAGTATGAAGCCCTTCATCACAGATGGTCTCGTCCTTCCCAGCCCCGCTGTCAACAGCCTGTTTGGCATTCATATAGCAATGGATGGCGATGATAGCAG TGCATCCGGTGCCAGCGTTGTCGCCATTGACAACAAGATCGAGCAAGCCATG GATTTGGTGAAGAGCCATTTGATGTACGCCGTCCGCGAGGAGGTGGAGGTGCTGAAGGAGCAGATCAAGGAGCTGTACGAACGGAACTCCATGCTAGAGCGCGAAAATGCCGTACTCAAGTCGTTGGCCAATTCGGATCAGCTCAACCACCTTTCGAGCCACGGCAGCACGTCGCCGccgcaacagcaacaacaacaacactcaGCCGTAACAAACAGCAACAACCCTTTGACGCACCATGACACAACGCAGAGTGTCCCCCACCAGCCTAACATCACCTCGGCGTGA
- the rubcn gene encoding run domain Beclin-1-interacting and cysteine-rich domain-containing protein isoform X1 — MEIMSDGEAAEHKRDLWKLLSSLKTTVEGLLSTNNPNVWSRYGGLQRLHKDMNSILSHGLKNEQVYYKQRDYWPFVWCVRHISPHLASHVEQFSQLEPVLSSKVQSAGESYKAERWLLYSLQVHILSVQLKPLLRHQGHIRKYYNEDAFLLSEPHITAMFQCLEAVEQNNPKLLAQIDTVGLSPLKNLPCLGLLKSQSLCVLPGAGGAWRSADLVPPRESLNRRLTTSNCSLRDVDVTTKTDSNSANATSQASTRGPPWVCVTSPVESQQDVTSPSSHAPNFPETLSPPSPQPDAGDSVDGEDDDGPEYLAIGNLGQRSRRSTQSSIHSRECSDSLDHSLQPSSSSLPPPRRSSFSEGQREPGRPSRGHTRSFSDTGIGQKLRKGGAHRKITIIIEDPVAETLTDDSSIKDYNPFSPQLSDTSIPTSNYLESYGSLCNRPQDTLFRKPSEGQSLISYLSEQDFGSCADLEKENAHFSISESLIAAIELMKYNLRRQQEECEEEGDSDSEIQQLKQKIRLRRQQIRRNRLPPSTPSQHLFHSTDSSGSRRSSQDSHGLSDSDSAEEVEECVLQDGCEGQSLLAVSQNGLSLSLASLFSEADIKRRASSGNRSFRSSESISPSFLQSNSAESVAMGLLRQFEGMQLPAASELDWLVPEHDAPQKLLPIPDSLPISPDDGEHADVYKLRIRVRGNLEWAPPRPQIIFNVHPPPKRKTVVAKQNYRCAGCGTRIHPDYIKRLRYCEYLGRYFCQCCHENAQMVVPGRILMKWDFSKYYVSNFARDLLCKIAGDPLFNPNDINNSLYKKVKALESVRVLRMQLFHMKNLFKTCRFSKDVLEQFDILPGHLTEDLHLYSLNDLSSVRNGELAPQMKELLKVGTVHVAGCVLCQAKGFVCEFCGNDKDIIFPFQLSKCQRCEECHACYHRGCFRGNSNCPRCLRLAERRERMARKNMEQQEDEGGGPS; from the exons ATGGAGATCATGTCTGACGGAGAGGCAGCAGAACACAA GCGGGACCTTTGGAAATTGCTGTCCAGCCTGAAGACAACGGTGGAAGGCCTCCTATCCACAAACAATCCCAATGTTTGGTCCCGCTATGGTGGTCTCCAGCGCCTGCACAAGGACATGAACAGCATTCTCAGTCATGGTCTGAAGAATGAACAG GTGTATTACAAGCAGAGAGATTACTGGCCATTTGTCTGGTGTGTTCGCCACATAAGCCCCCACCTTGCCTCACATGTTGAACAG TTCAGTCAACTAGAGCCTGTCCTAAGCAGCAAAGTGCAGAGTGCTGGTGAAAGTTACAAGGCGGAACGCTGGTTGCTTTACAGCTTACAGGTCCACATACTGTCGGTTCAGCTCAAACCTTTGCTTAGGCATCAGGGACATATAAGAAAATATTACAATG aagATGCCTTCTTGCTCAGTGAGCCACATATCACTGCCATGTTCCAGTGTCTTGAAGCTGTGGAGCAGAATAACCCCAAACTTTTAGCTCAAATAGACACCGTAGGG CTGTCCCCACTCAAAAACCTGCCGTGCCTCGGCCTTTTGAAAAGCCAGAGCCTATGTGTGTTGCCCGGGGCTGGTGGGGCCTGGAGAAGTGCTGACCTGGTGCCCCCAAGAGAATCGTTAAACCGAAGGCTCACCACATCCAATTGTTCGCTCAGAGATGTAGATGTCACGACCAAGACCGACAGCAACAGCGCAA ATGCTACCTCACAAGCTAGCACACGTGGTCCTCCCTGGGTGTGTGTTACCAGCCCAGTAGAGAGTCAACAAGATGTGACATCACCATCCAGTCACGCCCCCAATTTTCCAGAGAcactctctcccccctctccgcAGCCCGATGCAGGAGATTCAGTTGACGGTGAAGATGATGATGGTCCAGAGTACCTTGCCATCGGTAACCTTGGCCAACGCAGTCGCCGAAGCACCCAAAGCTCCATACACAGCAGGGAGTGCAGCGATAGCCTGGACCACTCCCTGCAACCAAGCTCTTCATCTCTACCCCCACCCAGGCGGTCATCTTTTTCAGAGGGCCAAAGAGAGCCAGGTCGTCCGTCTCGCGGTCATACCCGCTCATTTTCCGACACAGGGATTGGCCAAAAACTCAGGAAAG GAGGGGCCCACCGGAAAATCACCATAATAATAGAGGATCCGGTAGCAG aaACCTTAACTGACGACTCCAGCATTAAGGACTACAACCCATTTTCACCACAGCTCAGTGACACCAGCATACCTACTTCCAATTACCTTGAATCTT ATGGGTCGCTGTGTAACAGACCACAAGATACTTTGTTTAGGAAGCCATCAGAAGGTCAGAGTCTCATCAGCTATTTGTCAGAGCAGGACTTTGGCAGCTGTGCTGACCTTGAAAAG GAGAACGCTCACTTCAGCATCTCTGAGTCACTCATTGCCGCTATTGAGTTGATGAAGTACAACCTGAGGCGTCAGCAGGAGGAGTGCGAGGAGGAAGGAGATAGCGACTCTGAGATACAGCAGCTCAAACAAAAGATCCGCCTGCGAAGGCAGCAGATCCGTCGAAACCGCCTGCCACCCTCCACTCCTTCCCAACACT tatTCCATTCAACCGATAGCAGTGGTTCAAGGAGGAGCTCCCAGGACTCCCATGGCCTATCTGATTCTGACTCTGCTGAGGAGGTGGAGGAGTGTGTATTACAAG ATGGCTGTGAGGGACAGTCCCTGCTGGCGGTGTCTCAGAATGGCCTCTCCTTGTCACTTGCCTCCCTCTTCTCAG AAGCAGACATAAAACGCAGAGCGAGCTCCGGCAATAGGTCTTTTCGAAGCTCCGAGTCCAT TTCCCCATCCTTCCTTCAGTCTAACTCGGCAGAGTCTGTCGCCATGGGTTTGCTCAGACAGTTTGAGGGTATGCAGCTCCCTGCCGCCTCTGAGCTTGACTGGCTGGTTCCGGAACATGATGCGCCACAGAAA CTGCTTCCCATCCCAGACTCTCTGCCCATCTCCCCTGATGACGGAGAACATGCAGACGTCTATAAGCTCAGGATTCGGGTACGAGGGAACCTGGAGTGGGCGCCACCTCGGCCTCAAATTATCTTCAACGTTCACCCTCCACCCAA GAGGAAGACCGTGGTGGCAAAACAAAATTACCGCTGCGCTGGCTGTGGGACTCGCATCCACCCAG ACTATATTAAGAGGCTACGTTACTGCGAGTACCTTGGTCGTTACTTCTGCCAGTGCTGCCATGAGAATGCCCAAATGGTGGTTCCGGGTCGAATTCTGATGAAGTGGGACTTCAGCAAATACTACGTAAGCAATTTTGCTCGTGACCTGCTGTGCAAGATTGCTGGAGACCCACTCTTCAACCCGAATGACATCAACAACAGCCTCTACAAGAAAGTGAAAGCTCTGGAGTCTGTCAGA gtTTTAAGAATGCAGCTATTTCATATGAAAAATCTCTTCAAGACATGTCGCTTTTCAAAAGA TGTTCTTGAGCAGTTTGACATCCTTCCGGGTCACCTGACTGAAGACCTGCACCTTTATTCACTGAACGACCTTTCTTCTGTACGAAATGGAGAATTGGCACCTCAAATGAAGGAGCTGCTAAAAGTTGGGACTGTGCACGTAGCAGGCTGCGTG CTATGCCAGGCAAAGGGCTTCGTGTGCGAGTTCTGCGGCAATGACAAAGACATCATCTTCCCCTTTCAACTGAGCAAGTGCCAGCGCTGCGAAG
- the rubcn gene encoding run domain Beclin-1-interacting and cysteine-rich domain-containing protein isoform X3 yields the protein MEIMSDGEAAEHKRDLWKLLSSLKTTVEGLLSTNNPNVWSRYGGLQRLHKDMNSILSHGLKNEQVYYKQRDYWPFVWCVRHISPHLASHVEQFSQLEPVLSSKVQSAGESYKAERWLLYSLQVHILSVQLKPLLRHQGHIRKYYNEDAFLLSEPHITAMFQCLEAVEQNNPKLLAQIDTVGLSPLKNLPCLGLLKSQSLCVLPGAGGAWRSADLVPPRESLNRRLTTSNCSLRDVDVTTKTDSNSANATSQASTRGPPWVCVTSPVESQQDVTSPSSHAPNFPETLSPPSPQPDAGDSVDGEDDDGPEYLAIGNLGQRSRRSTQSSIHSRECSDSLDHSLQPSSSSLPPPRRSSFSEGQREPGRPSRGHTRSFSDTGIGQKLRKGGAHRKITIIIEDPVAETLTDDSSIKDYNPFSPQLSDTSIPTSNYLESYGSLCNRPQDTLFRKPSEGQSLISYLSEQDFGSCADLEKENAHFSISESLIAAIELMKYNLRRQQEECEEEGDSDSEIQQLKQKIRLRRQQIRRNRLPPSTPSQHLFHSTDSSGSRRSSQDSHGLSDSDSAEEVEECVLQEADIKRRASSGNRSFRSSESISPSFLQSNSAESVAMGLLRQFEGMQLPAASELDWLVPEHDAPQKLLPIPDSLPISPDDGEHADVYKLRIRVRGNLEWAPPRPQIIFNVHPPPKRKTVVAKQNYRCAGCGTRIHPDYIKRLRYCEYLGRYFCQCCHENAQMVVPGRILMKWDFSKYYVSNFARDLLCKIAGDPLFNPNDINNSLYKKVKALESVRVLRMQLFHMKNLFKTCRFSKDVLEQFDILPGHLTEDLHLYSLNDLSSVRNGELAPQMKELLKVGTVHVAGCVLCQAKGFVCEFCGNDKDIIFPFQLSKCQRCEECHACYHRGCFRGNSNCPRCLRLAERRERMARKNMEQQEDEGGGPS from the exons ATGGAGATCATGTCTGACGGAGAGGCAGCAGAACACAA GCGGGACCTTTGGAAATTGCTGTCCAGCCTGAAGACAACGGTGGAAGGCCTCCTATCCACAAACAATCCCAATGTTTGGTCCCGCTATGGTGGTCTCCAGCGCCTGCACAAGGACATGAACAGCATTCTCAGTCATGGTCTGAAGAATGAACAG GTGTATTACAAGCAGAGAGATTACTGGCCATTTGTCTGGTGTGTTCGCCACATAAGCCCCCACCTTGCCTCACATGTTGAACAG TTCAGTCAACTAGAGCCTGTCCTAAGCAGCAAAGTGCAGAGTGCTGGTGAAAGTTACAAGGCGGAACGCTGGTTGCTTTACAGCTTACAGGTCCACATACTGTCGGTTCAGCTCAAACCTTTGCTTAGGCATCAGGGACATATAAGAAAATATTACAATG aagATGCCTTCTTGCTCAGTGAGCCACATATCACTGCCATGTTCCAGTGTCTTGAAGCTGTGGAGCAGAATAACCCCAAACTTTTAGCTCAAATAGACACCGTAGGG CTGTCCCCACTCAAAAACCTGCCGTGCCTCGGCCTTTTGAAAAGCCAGAGCCTATGTGTGTTGCCCGGGGCTGGTGGGGCCTGGAGAAGTGCTGACCTGGTGCCCCCAAGAGAATCGTTAAACCGAAGGCTCACCACATCCAATTGTTCGCTCAGAGATGTAGATGTCACGACCAAGACCGACAGCAACAGCGCAA ATGCTACCTCACAAGCTAGCACACGTGGTCCTCCCTGGGTGTGTGTTACCAGCCCAGTAGAGAGTCAACAAGATGTGACATCACCATCCAGTCACGCCCCCAATTTTCCAGAGAcactctctcccccctctccgcAGCCCGATGCAGGAGATTCAGTTGACGGTGAAGATGATGATGGTCCAGAGTACCTTGCCATCGGTAACCTTGGCCAACGCAGTCGCCGAAGCACCCAAAGCTCCATACACAGCAGGGAGTGCAGCGATAGCCTGGACCACTCCCTGCAACCAAGCTCTTCATCTCTACCCCCACCCAGGCGGTCATCTTTTTCAGAGGGCCAAAGAGAGCCAGGTCGTCCGTCTCGCGGTCATACCCGCTCATTTTCCGACACAGGGATTGGCCAAAAACTCAGGAAAG GAGGGGCCCACCGGAAAATCACCATAATAATAGAGGATCCGGTAGCAG aaACCTTAACTGACGACTCCAGCATTAAGGACTACAACCCATTTTCACCACAGCTCAGTGACACCAGCATACCTACTTCCAATTACCTTGAATCTT ATGGGTCGCTGTGTAACAGACCACAAGATACTTTGTTTAGGAAGCCATCAGAAGGTCAGAGTCTCATCAGCTATTTGTCAGAGCAGGACTTTGGCAGCTGTGCTGACCTTGAAAAG GAGAACGCTCACTTCAGCATCTCTGAGTCACTCATTGCCGCTATTGAGTTGATGAAGTACAACCTGAGGCGTCAGCAGGAGGAGTGCGAGGAGGAAGGAGATAGCGACTCTGAGATACAGCAGCTCAAACAAAAGATCCGCCTGCGAAGGCAGCAGATCCGTCGAAACCGCCTGCCACCCTCCACTCCTTCCCAACACT tatTCCATTCAACCGATAGCAGTGGTTCAAGGAGGAGCTCCCAGGACTCCCATGGCCTATCTGATTCTGACTCTGCTGAGGAGGTGGAGGAGTGTGTATTACAAG AAGCAGACATAAAACGCAGAGCGAGCTCCGGCAATAGGTCTTTTCGAAGCTCCGAGTCCAT TTCCCCATCCTTCCTTCAGTCTAACTCGGCAGAGTCTGTCGCCATGGGTTTGCTCAGACAGTTTGAGGGTATGCAGCTCCCTGCCGCCTCTGAGCTTGACTGGCTGGTTCCGGAACATGATGCGCCACAGAAA CTGCTTCCCATCCCAGACTCTCTGCCCATCTCCCCTGATGACGGAGAACATGCAGACGTCTATAAGCTCAGGATTCGGGTACGAGGGAACCTGGAGTGGGCGCCACCTCGGCCTCAAATTATCTTCAACGTTCACCCTCCACCCAA GAGGAAGACCGTGGTGGCAAAACAAAATTACCGCTGCGCTGGCTGTGGGACTCGCATCCACCCAG ACTATATTAAGAGGCTACGTTACTGCGAGTACCTTGGTCGTTACTTCTGCCAGTGCTGCCATGAGAATGCCCAAATGGTGGTTCCGGGTCGAATTCTGATGAAGTGGGACTTCAGCAAATACTACGTAAGCAATTTTGCTCGTGACCTGCTGTGCAAGATTGCTGGAGACCCACTCTTCAACCCGAATGACATCAACAACAGCCTCTACAAGAAAGTGAAAGCTCTGGAGTCTGTCAGA gtTTTAAGAATGCAGCTATTTCATATGAAAAATCTCTTCAAGACATGTCGCTTTTCAAAAGA TGTTCTTGAGCAGTTTGACATCCTTCCGGGTCACCTGACTGAAGACCTGCACCTTTATTCACTGAACGACCTTTCTTCTGTACGAAATGGAGAATTGGCACCTCAAATGAAGGAGCTGCTAAAAGTTGGGACTGTGCACGTAGCAGGCTGCGTG CTATGCCAGGCAAAGGGCTTCGTGTGCGAGTTCTGCGGCAATGACAAAGACATCATCTTCCCCTTTCAACTGAGCAAGTGCCAGCGCTGCGAAG
- the rubcn gene encoding run domain Beclin-1-interacting and cysteine-rich domain-containing protein isoform X2, translating to MEIMSDGEAAEHKRDLWKLLSSLKTTVEGLLSTNNPNVWSRYGGLQRLHKDMNSILSHGLKNEQVYYKQRDYWPFVWCVRHISPHLASHVEQFSQLEPVLSSKVQSAGESYKAERWLLYSLQVHILSVQLKPLLRHQGHIRKYYNEDAFLLSEPHITAMFQCLEAVEQNNPKLLAQIDTVGLSPLKNLPCLGLLKSQSLCVLPGAGGAWRSADLVPPRESLNRRLTTSNCSLRDVDVTTKTDSNSANATSQASTRGPPWVCVTSPVESQQDVTSPSSHAPNFPETLSPPSPQPDAGDSVDGEDDDGPEYLAIGNLGQRSRRSTQSSIHSRECSDSLDHSLQPSSSSLPPPRRSSFSEGQREPGRPSRGHTRSFSDTGIGQKLRKETLTDDSSIKDYNPFSPQLSDTSIPTSNYLESYGSLCNRPQDTLFRKPSEGQSLISYLSEQDFGSCADLEKENAHFSISESLIAAIELMKYNLRRQQEECEEEGDSDSEIQQLKQKIRLRRQQIRRNRLPPSTPSQHLFHSTDSSGSRRSSQDSHGLSDSDSAEEVEECVLQDGCEGQSLLAVSQNGLSLSLASLFSEADIKRRASSGNRSFRSSESISPSFLQSNSAESVAMGLLRQFEGMQLPAASELDWLVPEHDAPQKLLPIPDSLPISPDDGEHADVYKLRIRVRGNLEWAPPRPQIIFNVHPPPKRKTVVAKQNYRCAGCGTRIHPDYIKRLRYCEYLGRYFCQCCHENAQMVVPGRILMKWDFSKYYVSNFARDLLCKIAGDPLFNPNDINNSLYKKVKALESVRVLRMQLFHMKNLFKTCRFSKDVLEQFDILPGHLTEDLHLYSLNDLSSVRNGELAPQMKELLKVGTVHVAGCVLCQAKGFVCEFCGNDKDIIFPFQLSKCQRCEECHACYHRGCFRGNSNCPRCLRLAERRERMARKNMEQQEDEGGGPS from the exons ATGGAGATCATGTCTGACGGAGAGGCAGCAGAACACAA GCGGGACCTTTGGAAATTGCTGTCCAGCCTGAAGACAACGGTGGAAGGCCTCCTATCCACAAACAATCCCAATGTTTGGTCCCGCTATGGTGGTCTCCAGCGCCTGCACAAGGACATGAACAGCATTCTCAGTCATGGTCTGAAGAATGAACAG GTGTATTACAAGCAGAGAGATTACTGGCCATTTGTCTGGTGTGTTCGCCACATAAGCCCCCACCTTGCCTCACATGTTGAACAG TTCAGTCAACTAGAGCCTGTCCTAAGCAGCAAAGTGCAGAGTGCTGGTGAAAGTTACAAGGCGGAACGCTGGTTGCTTTACAGCTTACAGGTCCACATACTGTCGGTTCAGCTCAAACCTTTGCTTAGGCATCAGGGACATATAAGAAAATATTACAATG aagATGCCTTCTTGCTCAGTGAGCCACATATCACTGCCATGTTCCAGTGTCTTGAAGCTGTGGAGCAGAATAACCCCAAACTTTTAGCTCAAATAGACACCGTAGGG CTGTCCCCACTCAAAAACCTGCCGTGCCTCGGCCTTTTGAAAAGCCAGAGCCTATGTGTGTTGCCCGGGGCTGGTGGGGCCTGGAGAAGTGCTGACCTGGTGCCCCCAAGAGAATCGTTAAACCGAAGGCTCACCACATCCAATTGTTCGCTCAGAGATGTAGATGTCACGACCAAGACCGACAGCAACAGCGCAA ATGCTACCTCACAAGCTAGCACACGTGGTCCTCCCTGGGTGTGTGTTACCAGCCCAGTAGAGAGTCAACAAGATGTGACATCACCATCCAGTCACGCCCCCAATTTTCCAGAGAcactctctcccccctctccgcAGCCCGATGCAGGAGATTCAGTTGACGGTGAAGATGATGATGGTCCAGAGTACCTTGCCATCGGTAACCTTGGCCAACGCAGTCGCCGAAGCACCCAAAGCTCCATACACAGCAGGGAGTGCAGCGATAGCCTGGACCACTCCCTGCAACCAAGCTCTTCATCTCTACCCCCACCCAGGCGGTCATCTTTTTCAGAGGGCCAAAGAGAGCCAGGTCGTCCGTCTCGCGGTCATACCCGCTCATTTTCCGACACAGGGATTGGCCAAAAACTCAGGAAAG aaACCTTAACTGACGACTCCAGCATTAAGGACTACAACCCATTTTCACCACAGCTCAGTGACACCAGCATACCTACTTCCAATTACCTTGAATCTT ATGGGTCGCTGTGTAACAGACCACAAGATACTTTGTTTAGGAAGCCATCAGAAGGTCAGAGTCTCATCAGCTATTTGTCAGAGCAGGACTTTGGCAGCTGTGCTGACCTTGAAAAG GAGAACGCTCACTTCAGCATCTCTGAGTCACTCATTGCCGCTATTGAGTTGATGAAGTACAACCTGAGGCGTCAGCAGGAGGAGTGCGAGGAGGAAGGAGATAGCGACTCTGAGATACAGCAGCTCAAACAAAAGATCCGCCTGCGAAGGCAGCAGATCCGTCGAAACCGCCTGCCACCCTCCACTCCTTCCCAACACT tatTCCATTCAACCGATAGCAGTGGTTCAAGGAGGAGCTCCCAGGACTCCCATGGCCTATCTGATTCTGACTCTGCTGAGGAGGTGGAGGAGTGTGTATTACAAG ATGGCTGTGAGGGACAGTCCCTGCTGGCGGTGTCTCAGAATGGCCTCTCCTTGTCACTTGCCTCCCTCTTCTCAG AAGCAGACATAAAACGCAGAGCGAGCTCCGGCAATAGGTCTTTTCGAAGCTCCGAGTCCAT TTCCCCATCCTTCCTTCAGTCTAACTCGGCAGAGTCTGTCGCCATGGGTTTGCTCAGACAGTTTGAGGGTATGCAGCTCCCTGCCGCCTCTGAGCTTGACTGGCTGGTTCCGGAACATGATGCGCCACAGAAA CTGCTTCCCATCCCAGACTCTCTGCCCATCTCCCCTGATGACGGAGAACATGCAGACGTCTATAAGCTCAGGATTCGGGTACGAGGGAACCTGGAGTGGGCGCCACCTCGGCCTCAAATTATCTTCAACGTTCACCCTCCACCCAA GAGGAAGACCGTGGTGGCAAAACAAAATTACCGCTGCGCTGGCTGTGGGACTCGCATCCACCCAG ACTATATTAAGAGGCTACGTTACTGCGAGTACCTTGGTCGTTACTTCTGCCAGTGCTGCCATGAGAATGCCCAAATGGTGGTTCCGGGTCGAATTCTGATGAAGTGGGACTTCAGCAAATACTACGTAAGCAATTTTGCTCGTGACCTGCTGTGCAAGATTGCTGGAGACCCACTCTTCAACCCGAATGACATCAACAACAGCCTCTACAAGAAAGTGAAAGCTCTGGAGTCTGTCAGA gtTTTAAGAATGCAGCTATTTCATATGAAAAATCTCTTCAAGACATGTCGCTTTTCAAAAGA TGTTCTTGAGCAGTTTGACATCCTTCCGGGTCACCTGACTGAAGACCTGCACCTTTATTCACTGAACGACCTTTCTTCTGTACGAAATGGAGAATTGGCACCTCAAATGAAGGAGCTGCTAAAAGTTGGGACTGTGCACGTAGCAGGCTGCGTG CTATGCCAGGCAAAGGGCTTCGTGTGCGAGTTCTGCGGCAATGACAAAGACATCATCTTCCCCTTTCAACTGAGCAAGTGCCAGCGCTGCGAAG